A region of Pyxidicoccus parkwaysis DNA encodes the following proteins:
- a CDS encoding TIGR02757 family protein, with translation MTSRSPKRTAQSSGLSTRAAEHLRPRLDAFLASTDSRARIAFDPVEFPHRYSDPRDIEVSALLAASLAYGRADLFRPKVDALLKRMGPSPAAFVRALDVPGAAALLSGFVYRFNVGTDVAVLLLGMGRALREHGSLEALFVRGLEARGTLHGALDAFTTALRQLPEMDALRAALGPERGLHHLLPSPLGPGAAKRLNLFLRWMVRGPDAVDFGIWKRVPPATLVIPLDTHIGRISQHLGLTKRKDLTWRTAEEVTASLRALDAADPVRYDFALCHYGMSGACPAQPVPENCARCPLLAACGVGPRVVAMATRRVRKTTRTEGVGAPNIRRR, from the coding sequence GTGACCTCGCGCTCGCCGAAGCGCACAGCACAGAGCAGCGGTCTGAGTACCCGGGCAGCCGAGCACCTGCGCCCGAGGCTGGATGCCTTCCTGGCCTCCACCGACTCCCGCGCCCGCATCGCCTTCGACCCGGTCGAGTTCCCCCATCGCTACTCGGACCCGCGTGACATCGAGGTCAGCGCGCTGCTCGCCGCGTCTCTCGCCTACGGCCGCGCGGACCTGTTCCGCCCCAAGGTGGACGCGCTCCTGAAGCGCATGGGCCCCTCGCCCGCCGCCTTCGTCCGCGCGCTCGACGTGCCCGGCGCCGCCGCGCTGCTGTCCGGCTTCGTCTACCGCTTCAACGTGGGCACCGACGTCGCCGTGTTGCTGCTCGGCATGGGCCGAGCGCTGCGCGAGCACGGCAGCCTGGAAGCCCTCTTCGTCCGTGGCCTGGAGGCGCGCGGCACGCTGCACGGCGCGCTCGACGCCTTCACCACCGCCCTGCGCCAGCTTCCGGAGATGGACGCGCTGCGCGCCGCCCTCGGGCCGGAGCGCGGCCTGCACCACCTGCTGCCCTCGCCGCTGGGCCCGGGCGCGGCCAAGCGGCTCAACCTCTTCCTCCGCTGGATGGTGCGCGGCCCGGACGCGGTGGACTTCGGCATCTGGAAGCGCGTGCCGCCCGCCACCCTCGTCATTCCGTTGGACACCCACATTGGTCGCATCTCCCAGCACCTGGGCCTCACGAAGCGCAAGGACCTCACGTGGCGGACGGCCGAGGAAGTCACCGCGTCCCTGCGTGCCCTGGATGCCGCCGACCCCGTCCGCTACGACTTCGCCCTGTGCCACTACGGCATGAGCGGCGCCTGTCCCGCCCAGCCGGTGCCGGAGAACTGCGCCCGCTGCCCCCTCCTGGCCGCCTGTGGTGTGGGCCCTCGTGTGGTGGCAATGGCGACCCGGCGGGTCCGTAAAACCACCCGAACGGAGGGTGTCGGGGCGCCCAATATCCGTCGACGTTGA
- a CDS encoding M20/M25/M40 family metallo-hydrolase — protein sequence MNVKRLASVVMVLGCVSAFAKAPDAIAPVAKDREVYITVGTDALEVVNSALAGQGLAAATLAGQKGEITALRVRASQLNAISREMHAKANRCGGFITHDSEAEALAALEGQSSQKGITSLVTYTTDNPTVAYGLSNAVQESNIKSTITTLSGYATRYHTSATALTAGSWLKTQWEGYAAGRSDVTVELYNHTGTPMKSVIMTITGTAQPSEVVVLGAHLDSTSSPTSTAPGADDDASGVATLTEVIRVAMLQGYRPAKTVKFMAYAAEEVGLVGSKEIANAYKLAGTNVIGVMQLDMTNYQGSSWDVVLMTDYTNAAQNTFITGLMSTYLPSLTKTTSSCGYACSDHASWTNAGYPASIPFEALMSQYNPYIHTVNDTLARSGDNANHALKFAKVASVYVAELAKGTVSVSDTTPPTVALTAPTSGASVSSIVTLSATASDASGINKVEFLVDGSVVGTATASPYSYQWNSASTANGSHGISAKAYDAFGNTATTSAVTVTVSNTSTTAAFDPTLKAPRCFSALASCDSGTLLNGRAGLGPEVNKPNTINGSCADGLNGTYHSDESNDRIKVSTLDGTPFAAGKTVKIEATVYAYSATTDKLDLYYAANANSPTWTLIATVSPPGTGIRTLTANYTLPTGTVQAVRARFRYNGSEAPCGTGNYDDYDDLIFAVQ from the coding sequence GAAGGGCGAAATCACCGCGCTGCGCGTGCGCGCGTCCCAGCTCAACGCCATCTCCCGCGAGATGCACGCGAAGGCGAACCGCTGTGGCGGTTTCATCACCCACGACTCCGAGGCCGAGGCGCTGGCGGCGCTGGAGGGCCAGTCGTCGCAGAAGGGCATCACCTCGCTCGTGACGTACACCACGGACAACCCCACCGTGGCCTACGGGCTGTCGAACGCGGTGCAGGAGTCCAACATCAAGAGCACCATCACCACCCTGTCGGGCTACGCGACGCGCTACCACACGTCCGCCACGGCTCTCACGGCGGGGAGCTGGCTGAAGACTCAGTGGGAGGGCTACGCGGCGGGCCGCAGCGACGTGACGGTCGAGCTCTACAACCACACCGGCACGCCGATGAAGTCCGTCATCATGACGATTACGGGCACCGCGCAGCCGTCGGAAGTCGTCGTGCTGGGCGCGCACCTGGACTCCACGTCCTCACCCACGAGCACCGCTCCGGGCGCGGATGACGACGCGTCCGGCGTGGCCACCCTCACCGAGGTCATCCGCGTGGCCATGCTCCAGGGCTACCGCCCGGCGAAGACGGTGAAGTTCATGGCCTACGCCGCCGAGGAGGTGGGACTGGTGGGCTCCAAGGAGATTGCCAACGCGTACAAGCTCGCTGGCACCAACGTCATCGGTGTCATGCAGCTCGACATGACCAACTACCAGGGCTCGAGCTGGGACGTGGTGCTGATGACGGACTACACGAACGCGGCGCAGAACACGTTCATCACCGGCCTGATGTCCACGTACCTGCCCTCGCTGACCAAGACCACGTCCTCGTGCGGCTACGCGTGCTCGGACCACGCGTCGTGGACGAACGCGGGCTACCCGGCGTCGATTCCCTTCGAGGCGCTGATGAGCCAGTACAACCCGTACATCCACACGGTGAACGACACGCTGGCGCGCAGCGGCGACAATGCGAACCACGCGCTCAAGTTCGCGAAGGTGGCCTCCGTGTACGTGGCCGAGCTGGCCAAGGGCACGGTCTCGGTGTCGGACACCACGCCTCCGACGGTGGCCCTCACGGCGCCCACGTCGGGTGCGTCGGTGTCGAGCATCGTGACGCTGTCGGCGACGGCGTCGGATGCGTCCGGCATCAACAAGGTGGAGTTCCTGGTGGACGGCTCGGTGGTGGGCACGGCGACGGCGTCGCCGTACAGCTACCAGTGGAACAGCGCCTCCACGGCCAACGGCAGCCACGGCATCTCCGCGAAGGCGTACGACGCGTTCGGCAACACGGCGACGACGAGCGCGGTGACGGTGACGGTGAGCAACACCAGCACCACGGCGGCGTTCGACCCCACGCTGAAGGCGCCCCGGTGCTTCTCCGCGCTGGCCTCGTGCGACTCCGGCACGCTGCTCAACGGCCGCGCCGGCCTGGGCCCCGAGGTCAACAAGCCCAACACCATCAACGGCTCGTGCGCGGACGGCCTCAACGGCACGTACCACTCGGACGAGTCGAACGACCGCATCAAGGTGTCCACGCTGGACGGCACGCCGTTCGCCGCGGGCAAGACGGTGAAGATTGAGGCCACCGTCTATGCCTACTCCGCCACGACGGACAAGCTGGACCTGTACTACGCGGCCAACGCCAACAGCCCGACGTGGACGCTCATCGCCACGGTTTCGCCGCCGGGCACGGGCATCCGGACGCTGACCGCGAACTACACGCTGCCCACGGGCACGGTGCAGGCGGTGCGTGCTCGCTTCCGCTACAACGGCAGCGAGGCCCCGTGCGGCACCGGCAACTACGACGACTACGACGACCTCATCTTCGCCGTGCAGTAG
- a CDS encoding hybrid sensor histidine kinase/response regulator, whose translation MHATLVAVPSAVAEEIERGLRQSDEGRTCHVLRVSEALAPGCMTEGLLVAWDEGGPLEEALAWCRRLDESRVGTRTQFVVLTDRPPSEAEALCRVGADECVAPPGTLWGARLTSLARRLRAEDATVDAQAMRRTADFLRSALDAVPDPIFIKDRQHRFVALNSAFCEFMGSSPGDLLGRSDYDFVPAQEADVFWRKDEQVFRSGRTDENEETHTNPVGQTRIIVTRKGTFISADGESFLVGVIRDVTDRKRLESQLMVAERMASVGTLAAGVAHEINNPLAYVCSNLSFLKERLSQPFMAPESLPELREVVAEAEEGAGRVCAIVRDLRTFARADEERLAPVDVSRVVDAALRLVRNELSHRARLVCTLQPVPRVHGNDVRLSQVVVNLLVNALQALPERSADENEVRLSLRTTRPGQVELEVTDNGNGMPPEVQRRIFDPFFTTRPVGEGTGLGLSICLTLVQAMGGRIEVSSAPGQGSTFRVLLPALAPEPAAPSVNVRPRAARPAAPRRRLLLIDDEPSVGSSVSRLVRDVYDVRAVQGAREALQLLSAGERFDAILCDLMMPGMSGMDFVVELERMAPDLVLRTGLMTGGAFTPQAREFVGRHSRGLLEKPFERERLCNFVEHLLQ comes from the coding sequence GTGCACGCGACGTTGGTGGCGGTGCCTTCCGCGGTGGCGGAGGAAATCGAGCGTGGGTTGCGCCAGTCCGACGAGGGGCGCACCTGCCACGTGCTTCGCGTGTCCGAGGCCCTGGCTCCCGGCTGCATGACAGAGGGGCTGCTCGTGGCGTGGGACGAGGGCGGCCCGCTGGAGGAGGCCCTCGCCTGGTGCCGCCGGCTGGATGAGTCCCGCGTGGGCACGCGCACGCAGTTCGTGGTGCTGACGGACCGGCCGCCCTCGGAGGCGGAGGCGCTGTGCCGGGTCGGTGCTGACGAGTGCGTGGCTCCGCCGGGCACGCTCTGGGGCGCCCGGCTGACGTCGCTGGCGCGCAGGCTCCGGGCGGAGGACGCGACGGTGGACGCCCAGGCCATGCGCCGCACCGCGGACTTCCTGCGCAGCGCGCTGGACGCGGTGCCGGACCCCATCTTCATCAAGGACCGGCAGCACCGCTTCGTCGCCCTCAACAGCGCCTTCTGCGAGTTCATGGGCTCCTCGCCGGGAGACCTGCTGGGCCGCTCGGACTACGACTTCGTCCCCGCGCAGGAGGCGGACGTCTTCTGGCGCAAGGACGAGCAGGTCTTCCGCTCCGGCCGCACCGACGAGAACGAGGAGACGCACACCAACCCGGTGGGCCAGACGCGCATCATCGTCACCCGGAAGGGCACCTTCATCAGCGCGGACGGCGAGAGCTTCCTCGTCGGCGTCATCCGCGACGTGACGGACCGCAAGCGCCTGGAGTCGCAGCTCATGGTGGCCGAGCGCATGGCCTCCGTGGGCACGCTGGCCGCCGGTGTCGCGCACGAAATCAACAACCCGCTCGCCTATGTCTGCTCCAACCTCTCCTTCCTCAAGGAGCGCCTGAGCCAGCCCTTCATGGCGCCGGAGTCGCTCCCCGAATTGCGCGAGGTGGTGGCCGAGGCGGAGGAGGGTGCCGGGCGCGTCTGCGCCATCGTCCGAGACCTGCGCACCTTCGCCCGCGCGGACGAGGAGCGCCTCGCGCCGGTGGACGTGTCGCGCGTGGTGGACGCCGCGCTCCGGCTGGTGCGCAACGAGCTGTCGCACCGCGCCCGGCTGGTGTGCACGCTGCAGCCGGTGCCTCGCGTGCACGGCAACGACGTGCGGCTGAGCCAGGTCGTCGTGAATCTGCTGGTGAACGCGCTCCAGGCGCTGCCCGAGCGGTCCGCGGACGAGAACGAGGTGCGCCTGTCGCTGCGCACCACGCGCCCAGGCCAGGTGGAGCTGGAGGTGACGGACAACGGGAACGGCATGCCGCCCGAGGTGCAGCGCCGCATCTTCGACCCGTTCTTCACCACCCGGCCCGTGGGCGAGGGCACCGGGCTGGGACTGTCCATCTGCCTCACCCTCGTGCAGGCCATGGGCGGACGCATCGAGGTCTCCAGCGCGCCGGGCCAGGGCAGCACCTTCCGCGTGCTGCTGCCCGCGCTCGCCCCCGAGCCGGCCGCTCCGTCCGTGAATGTGAGGCCCCGCGCGGCGCGCCCGGCGGCGCCCCGCCGGAGGCTACTGCTCATCGACGACGAGCCTTCCGTGGGCAGCTCGGTGAGCCGGCTGGTGCGGGACGTGTATGACGTCCGCGCCGTGCAGGGCGCGCGCGAGGCGCTCCAGTTGCTCTCCGCGGGCGAGCGGTTCGATGCCATTCTCTGCGACTTGATGATGCCGGGCATGAGCGGGATGGACTTCGTGGTGGAGCTGGAGCGGATGGCGCCGGACCTGGTGCTGCGCACCGGGCTGATGACGGGCGGCGCCTTCACGCCGCAGGCGCGTGAGTTCGTGGGCCGCCACTCCCGTGGGCTGCTGGAGAAGCCCTTCGAGCGCGAGCGCCTGTGCAACTTCGTCGAGCACCTGCTCCAGTGA